A genome region from Candidatus Thorarchaeota archaeon includes the following:
- a CDS encoding tetratricopeptide repeat protein, with amino-acid sequence METKETLGSIQRVLDSVGVDKHIDTDRLHRPEIGVSRWEHLKELEADLRKTIDAFSDDERLPDTLMRLANLHFQDGNLAKAIMLYDLVLGIEPRRPEAIMYMGIAYLYAEKPKDAVECFRVINEMQPHEAQTLAYLALAEFHAGHLSRAKRYLDRSLEIAPDCDRALYVKSLYLEELGRIEEATDELEKLLEINPASFPALLQLARMRTEQGDVESAKKFLDRALNMDPAHPIALSALGDIFYELDQYESALYYFDKALGINPDSSELWVKKGDAHMALRAIEQAHNAYEKAVSLNPENATAWMKNGELLALQGDRSAALKCYDTAISLEPENAEFAHQRGMLHIAAGKLESALLDFDLALAAEPSDPTHIYQRAIVLELLDRPEEAKRTWEIARDLYESIGNANKAAECSARARRLFLR; translated from the coding sequence TTGGAGACAAAGGAGACCCTCGGGAGCATTCAGCGTGTGCTTGATTCAGTGGGGGTTGACAAGCACATAGATACTGATCGACTACATCGTCCCGAGATTGGAGTATCACGATGGGAACATCTGAAAGAGCTAGAAGCGGATTTGCGAAAAACGATTGATGCGTTCAGTGATGATGAGCGCCTTCCAGACACACTCATGCGGCTTGCCAATTTGCATTTCCAGGATGGTAATCTGGCAAAAGCCATTATGCTGTACGATTTGGTTTTGGGTATTGAACCCCGGCGTCCTGAGGCTATCATGTATATGGGCATTGCATATCTCTATGCAGAAAAACCGAAGGATGCAGTGGAGTGCTTTCGGGTCATCAATGAAATGCAACCCCATGAAGCACAAACATTGGCCTACTTGGCCCTGGCAGAGTTTCACGCCGGCCACCTGTCCCGTGCAAAGAGATACTTGGACCGTTCTCTTGAGATTGCTCCCGATTGTGACCGAGCATTATATGTTAAATCTCTCTACTTAGAAGAACTTGGGAGAATAGAAGAAGCTACAGATGAGCTTGAAAAGCTGCTTGAGATTAATCCTGCCTCATTCCCCGCTCTTCTCCAACTAGCGAGGATGAGAACTGAACAGGGCGATGTTGAATCTGCCAAGAAATTTCTAGATCGTGCCCTGAACATGGACCCTGCTCATCCTATAGCCCTGTCTGCATTAGGCGATATTTTCTATGAACTAGATCAATATGAGTCCGCGCTCTACTACTTCGATAAAGCGCTTGGAATCAATCCTGACTCTTCCGAGCTCTGGGTAAAGAAAGGGGATGCCCATATGGCTCTGAGAGCTATAGAACAGGCTCATAACGCATACGAGAAGGCAGTCAGCTTGAATCCCGAAAATGCGACTGCTTGGATGAAGAATGGTGAGCTATTGGCGCTACAAGGAGATAGGTCTGCTGCACTGAAATGTTACGATACAGCCATTTCTTTGGAACCCGAAAACGCTGAATTTGCACATCAGCGAGGTATGCTTCATATTGCTGCTGGAAAACTAGAAAGCGCACTACTTGATTTCGACCTTGCTCTCGCAGCAGAACCAAGCGATCCTACGCATATTTACCAACGGGCAATCGTCTTGGAACTTCTAGATAGGCCAGAAGAAGCAAAGCGGACATGGGAAATTGCTCGGGATTTGTATGAAAGCATCGGGAATGCCAATAAAGCAGCTGAATGCTCTGCTCGTGCAAGAAGACTCTTTCTGCGGTAA